In Methylobacterium aquaticum, the following are encoded in one genomic region:
- a CDS encoding DUF2306 domain-containing protein — protein sequence MTLQPLLQASPMIQAHAAAAIAALLLGAVQFVLPCGGGRHRWMGMMWVGLMAVVALSSFGISSLRQVGPFSWIHLLSVLSLALLVRAVLAARRGDIAAHRWTMIGLYLGALVITGLFTLLPGRIMGHVVLG from the coding sequence GTGACGCTCCAGCCGCTCCTCCAGGCCTCGCCGATGATCCAGGCCCATGCCGCGGCGGCGATCGCAGCCCTGCTGCTCGGGGCGGTGCAGTTCGTCCTGCCGTGCGGCGGAGGGCGGCACCGGTGGATGGGCATGATGTGGGTCGGCCTGATGGCTGTGGTGGCGCTCAGCTCCTTCGGCATCTCGAGCCTGCGTCAGGTCGGGCCATTCAGCTGGATCCACCTCCTGTCGGTGCTTTCGCTCGCCCTTCTCGTCCGTGCGGTGCTCGCCGCGCGGCGGGGCGACATCGCGGCCCACCGCTGGACCATGATCGGGCTCTATCTCGGCGCGCTGGTGATCACCGGGCTGTTCACCCTGCTGCCCGGGCGGATCATGGGACACGTGGTGCTCGGGTGA
- a CDS encoding sulfate transporter family protein, producing the protein MLINAAFAALRQVFSPPLRAILWKSLGLTVGLLVLVWFGLTKGIAAILAAHPISTDYAMVNAVASFLAGAGIFVGLAYILPPVSILVAGYFLDDAAEIVERTDFPDEVPGRAMPLSQAMLYTLRFAGLALAVNLAALLLLLVPGVNVAAFFLANTYLLGREYFELAAARFRPLPEAGAMRRHHSATVMLAGALLAGLMVIPVVNLITPLFGIALMVHVHKGLSRDRLLKAPVTRPPLAMDRDRIDVRQR; encoded by the coding sequence ATGCTGATCAACGCCGCCTTCGCGGCCCTGCGGCAGGTGTTCTCCCCGCCGCTCCGGGCGATCCTGTGGAAGTCGCTCGGCCTCACGGTCGGGCTCCTGGTCCTGGTGTGGTTTGGCCTCACCAAGGGCATCGCGGCGATCCTCGCCGCCCACCCGATCTCGACCGACTACGCGATGGTCAACGCCGTGGCGTCGTTCCTCGCCGGAGCCGGGATCTTCGTCGGGCTCGCCTACATCCTGCCGCCGGTCTCGATCCTGGTGGCGGGCTACTTCCTCGACGACGCCGCCGAGATCGTCGAGCGCACCGACTTCCCGGACGAGGTGCCGGGCCGGGCGATGCCGCTGTCCCAGGCGATGCTCTACACATTGCGGTTCGCCGGCCTCGCGCTCGCCGTCAACCTCGCGGCCTTGCTTCTGCTGCTGGTGCCGGGGGTCAACGTGGCGGCGTTCTTCCTCGCCAACACCTACCTGCTCGGCCGGGAATATTTCGAACTCGCCGCCGCCCGGTTCCGGCCGCTGCCCGAGGCCGGCGCCATGCGGCGCCACCATTCCGCGACCGTGATGCTGGCCGGCGCCCTGCTCGCCGGGCTGATGGTGATCCCGGTCGTCAACCTGATCACGCCGCTCTTCGGCATCGCCCTGATGGTCCATGTCCACAAGGGCCTGAGCCGCGACCGGCTGCTGAAGGCCCCGGTCACCCGTCCGCCGCTGGCGATGGACCGCGACCGGATCGACGTGAGGCAGCGCTGA
- a CDS encoding phytoene/squalene synthase family protein, with translation MLPSSPDPRRQTPFAAALARAADHSACRDAIRAGSRSFYAASWLLPEAVRRDAYGLYAFCRLSDDAVDGAGARGDAVPRLRARLAAAYAGRPSDAPADRALAEIVTRHAIPEALPAALLEGLAWDAAGRRHPDLSSLVAYAARVAGSVGAMMTLVMGERSPEALARACDLGIAMQLTNVARDVGEDARNGRLYLPEDWLREAGIDPDAFLARPEPSPALAAVVARLLAAADLLYARAESGIAMLPPACRPAVRAAGLIYAEIGRDLARAGLDPVTRRARVPGARKAQLLARALASSSIRRADRPALPEAAFLIEAVAAMPAHPAASRPAWWNLGAQVARVLDLIETLRERERLGGAAPS, from the coding sequence ATGCTGCCGTCTTCGCCTGATCCGCGTCGTCAGACGCCCTTCGCCGCCGCCCTGGCCCGCGCCGCCGACCACAGCGCCTGCCGGGACGCGATCCGGGCCGGCTCGCGCAGCTTCTATGCCGCGTCGTGGCTGCTGCCCGAGGCGGTGCGCCGCGACGCCTACGGGCTCTACGCCTTCTGCCGCCTCTCCGACGACGCGGTGGACGGGGCGGGCGCCCGGGGAGACGCCGTGCCGCGGCTGCGGGCCCGGCTGGCGGCGGCCTATGCCGGCCGGCCTTCCGATGCGCCCGCCGACCGGGCGCTCGCCGAGATCGTGACCCGCCACGCCATCCCCGAGGCGTTGCCCGCCGCCCTCCTCGAGGGGCTGGCCTGGGACGCCGCCGGGCGGCGCCACCCGGACCTCTCCTCCCTCGTCGCCTACGCGGCCCGGGTCGCCGGCTCGGTCGGCGCCATGATGACCCTGGTGATGGGCGAGCGCTCGCCGGAAGCCCTGGCCCGGGCCTGCGACCTCGGCATCGCCATGCAGCTCACCAACGTCGCCCGCGACGTCGGCGAGGATGCCCGCAACGGGCGCCTCTACCTGCCGGAAGACTGGCTGCGCGAGGCCGGGATCGACCCCGACGCGTTCCTGGCCCGGCCCGAACCGAGCCCCGCCCTCGCCGCCGTGGTGGCCCGCCTGCTCGCGGCGGCCGACCTCCTCTACGCCCGGGCCGAATCCGGCATCGCGATGCTGCCCCCCGCCTGCCGCCCGGCGGTGCGCGCCGCCGGGCTGATTTACGCCGAGATCGGCCGCGACCTCGCCCGCGCCGGGCTCGACCCGGTCACCCGCCGCGCCCGGGTGCCGGGCGCCCGCAAGGCACAGCTCCTCGCCCGCGCGCTCGCCAGTTCCTCGATCCGCCGCGCCGACCGGCCGGCCCTGCCGGAGGCGGCGTTCCTGATCGAGGCGGTGGCGGCGATGCCGGCGCATCCCGCGGCCTCGCGGCCGGCCTGGTGGAATCTCGGTGCGCAGGTCGCGCGGGTGCTTGATCTCATCGAGACGTTGCGGGAGCGCGAGCGCCTGGGCGGTGCGGCGCCGTCGTGA
- a CDS encoding glycosyltransferase family 2 protein gives MELFRQPEPVDLSVVIPVFNESANVAPLLARLLPVLERLTPSYEVVFVDDGSHDDTAAVVAAHHRAEPRIGAVSFSRNFGKEIAIAAGLDHAEGRAVVIMDADLQHPPELIATFWERWREGNVMVYAQRTDRDDESAMRRGFARLFYRLFARFGEMPLPEGAGDFRLIDRKGVEVLRSLPERARFSKGLYSWIGFRSVGVPYQVEERQHGASKWSFRKLFRFAFDGITSFSTVPLRVWTYLGGTIAGIAFLTALYFVADTLLRGPDVPGYASLIVSVMFFSGVQLMSLGIIGEYIGRIFAEVKRRPLYVVAERIGPAAVGHDRLIRDDRRERRTRYSGAA, from the coding sequence GTGGAGCTGTTCAGACAGCCTGAGCCGGTCGACCTGAGCGTCGTCATACCGGTCTTCAACGAGAGCGCCAACGTCGCGCCGCTGCTCGCCCGCCTGCTGCCGGTGCTGGAGCGCCTGACGCCGTCTTACGAGGTGGTGTTCGTCGACGACGGCAGCCACGACGACACCGCCGCGGTGGTGGCCGCCCATCACCGGGCCGAGCCGCGCATCGGCGCGGTCTCGTTCAGCCGCAACTTCGGCAAGGAGATCGCCATCGCGGCCGGTCTCGACCACGCCGAGGGCCGCGCCGTCGTCATCATGGATGCCGATTTGCAGCACCCGCCCGAACTGATCGCGACCTTCTGGGAGCGCTGGCGCGAGGGCAACGTGATGGTCTACGCCCAGCGCACCGACCGCGACGACGAGAGCGCGATGCGGCGCGGCTTCGCCCGGCTGTTCTACCGGCTCTTCGCCCGCTTCGGCGAGATGCCGCTGCCCGAGGGCGCCGGCGATTTCCGCCTGATCGACCGCAAGGGGGTCGAGGTGCTGCGCTCGCTGCCCGAGCGCGCCCGGTTCTCGAAGGGCCTGTATTCCTGGATCGGCTTCCGCTCGGTCGGCGTGCCCTACCAGGTCGAGGAACGCCAGCACGGCGCCTCGAAATGGAGCTTTCGCAAGCTGTTCCGCTTCGCCTTCGACGGCATCACCTCGTTCTCGACCGTACCCTTGCGGGTCTGGACCTATCTCGGCGGCACCATCGCGGGCATCGCCTTCCTCACCGCACTGTACTTCGTCGCCGATACCCTGCTGCGCGGGCCGGACGTGCCGGGCTACGCCTCGCTGATCGTCTCGGTAATGTTCTTCTCCGGGGTGCAGCTGATGTCGCTCGGCATCATCGGCGAGTATATCGGCCGCATCTTCGCCGAGGTGAAGCGGCGCCCGCTCTACGTCGTCGCCGAGCGGATCGGACCTGCGGCCGTGGGCCACGACCGCCTGATCCGCGACGATCGCCGCGAGCGGCGCACGCGCTATTCCGGCGCCGCCTGA
- a CDS encoding IS4 family transposase: MHPSDTRFAQLLEGLDRQQIAQSVARHGADAYDKCFSSWDHLLALIFAQLSPAASLRALEVAWNAHAAAHPQLGTGRLHRSTLSDANQRRPLAVFTETFARLVGQLDRRLRRDGRTLLRLIDATPIPLGALHGWARSNGRIRGMKLHLAYTPETHQPRLLDLTPATRNDAEIGRRIPLERGATYVFDKGYCHYGWWSAIAEAQATFVTRPKTNMRLRVRTGRPLPPEPEREGDGFTLLADHEVALASKGDSRLGMGLRRIQLRRHEGGARLTLVTNDLTRPATQIAALYKTRWQIELLFRWLKQHLAIRRFLGHSEEAVRLQLVAAMITFALLRLALRRHCPRVPILRFVDLLRQGLFEPQTWAEVRALLSPRPTATRRRRRTAHAS; this comes from the coding sequence ATGCACCCCAGCGATACCCGCTTCGCCCAGCTGCTGGAAGGCCTCGATCGCCAGCAGATCGCCCAAAGCGTCGCGCGCCACGGCGCCGACGCCTACGACAAGTGCTTCTCCTCCTGGGATCACCTGCTGGCCCTGATCTTCGCCCAGCTCAGCCCCGCCGCCAGCTTGCGCGCCCTGGAGGTCGCCTGGAACGCTCACGCCGCGGCCCATCCCCAGCTCGGCACCGGGCGGCTGCATCGCTCGACCCTCTCGGATGCCAACCAGCGCCGCCCCCTGGCGGTGTTCACCGAGACCTTCGCCCGCCTGGTCGGCCAACTCGACCGTCGCCTGCGCCGCGACGGACGCACCTTGCTGCGCCTGATCGATGCCACCCCGATCCCGCTCGGCGCCCTGCACGGCTGGGCCCGCTCGAACGGCCGCATCCGCGGGATGAAGCTGCACCTGGCCTACACACCCGAAACCCACCAGCCCCGCCTGCTCGACCTCACCCCCGCCACCCGCAACGATGCCGAGATCGGCCGCCGGATCCCGCTGGAGCGCGGCGCCACATACGTCTTCGACAAGGGCTATTGCCACTACGGCTGGTGGAGCGCCATCGCCGAGGCCCAGGCGACGTTCGTCACCCGACCCAAGACCAACATGCGCCTGCGCGTGCGCACCGGCCGTCCCCTGCCGCCCGAGCCCGAGCGGGAGGGCGACGGCTTCACGCTGCTGGCCGATCACGAGGTCGCCCTGGCCAGCAAGGGCGACTCGCGCCTGGGCATGGGCCTGCGCCGGATCCAGTTGCGCCGCCACGAGGGCGGAGCACGCCTGACGCTGGTGACCAACGACCTGACCCGTCCCGCCACCCAGATCGCCGCCCTCTACAAGACGCGCTGGCAGATCGAGCTGTTGTTCCGCTGGCTCAAGCAGCACCTGGCGATCCGCCGCTTCCTGGGCCACAGCGAGGAAGCCGTGCGCCTGCAGTTGGTGGCGGCGATGATCACCTTCGCGCTGCTGCGCCTGGCGCTGCGCCGCCACTGCCCGCGCGTGCCGATCCTGCGCTTCGTCGACCTGCTGCGACAGGGCTTGTTCGAGCCGCAGACCTGGGCCGAGGTCCGGGCCCTGCTATCGCCAAGACCGACCGCAACCAGGCGCAGAAGGAGGACGGCCCATGCCTCCTAA
- a CDS encoding ABC transporter substrate-binding protein, translating into MPLLTRPLLRRSALGRTLSGLALALALVGPASAQGVLRIGMTASDIPLTTGQADNGGEGMRFAGYTIYDALINWDLSRSDKASDLTPGLATSWTIDPADKTRWTFKLRPGVTFHDGSAFDANAVVWNLDKLLKQDSPQFDPRQSAQGRTRIPAVASYKAVDPMTVEIVTKNPDATFPYQIAWILMSSPANWEKQGKSWDAVAKSPSGTGPWKVTGFVPRERLELAPNKEYWDKGRVPKLDRMVLVPLPEANARVAALRSGQVDWIEAPAPDAVASLKAAGFALVTNLYPHNWTWHLSRAEGSPWNDIRVRKAANLAVDREGLKEFLGGLATPAEGFLTPGHPWFGKPTFKLSYDPEAAKKLLKEAGFSPSKPLVTKILISASGSGQMQPLPMNEFIQQNLAEVGIKVDYEVVEWNTLINIWRAGSKSDSARGGTAMNYSYLIQDPFTAFIRHAQCNLAPPNGTNWGYYCDPAMDKLFDQVRTTFDPKEQVGVLQKIHEKFVDDALFLMVTHDVNPRAMSKKVQGFVQAQSWFQDFSPITMAK; encoded by the coding sequence ATGCCGCTGCTCACCCGCCCGCTCCTGCGCCGGTCCGCGCTCGGGCGAACCCTGTCCGGGCTCGCCCTCGCCCTCGCGCTGGTGGGGCCCGCGAGCGCGCAGGGCGTGCTGCGCATCGGCATGACCGCCTCGGACATCCCGCTCACCACCGGCCAGGCCGACAATGGCGGCGAGGGCATGCGGTTTGCCGGCTATACGATCTACGACGCCCTCATCAACTGGGACCTCAGCCGGTCCGACAAGGCCTCCGACCTGACGCCCGGGTTGGCCACCTCCTGGACGATCGATCCGGCCGACAAGACCCGCTGGACCTTCAAGCTCCGCCCCGGCGTGACCTTCCATGACGGTTCGGCCTTCGACGCCAATGCGGTGGTGTGGAACCTCGACAAGCTTCTGAAGCAGGACAGCCCGCAATTCGATCCGCGCCAATCGGCGCAGGGCCGCACCCGCATCCCGGCGGTCGCGTCGTACAAGGCGGTCGATCCGATGACGGTGGAGATCGTCACCAAGAACCCGGACGCCACCTTCCCCTATCAGATCGCCTGGATCCTGATGTCGTCTCCCGCCAACTGGGAGAAGCAGGGCAAGAGCTGGGACGCCGTCGCCAAGTCGCCCTCGGGCACCGGTCCCTGGAAGGTGACCGGCTTCGTCCCGCGCGAGCGCCTGGAACTGGCCCCGAACAAGGAATACTGGGACAAGGGCCGGGTTCCGAAGCTCGACCGCATGGTCCTGGTGCCGCTCCCCGAGGCCAATGCCCGGGTGGCCGCGCTCCGCTCGGGCCAGGTCGACTGGATCGAGGCGCCGGCGCCGGACGCGGTGGCCTCGCTCAAGGCGGCGGGCTTTGCGCTGGTCACCAACCTCTACCCGCATAACTGGACCTGGCACCTGTCGCGGGCCGAGGGCTCGCCGTGGAACGACATCCGGGTGCGCAAGGCCGCGAACCTCGCCGTCGACCGCGAGGGCCTGAAGGAGTTCCTGGGCGGCCTCGCCACCCCGGCGGAGGGCTTCCTGACCCCCGGCCATCCGTGGTTCGGCAAGCCCACCTTCAAGCTCTCGTATGATCCGGAGGCGGCCAAGAAGCTCCTGAAGGAAGCGGGCTTCAGCCCGAGCAAGCCGCTCGTCACCAAGATCCTGATCTCGGCCTCGGGCTCGGGCCAGATGCAGCCGCTGCCGATGAACGAGTTCATCCAGCAGAACCTCGCGGAAGTCGGCATCAAGGTCGATTACGAGGTCGTGGAATGGAACACGCTGATCAACATCTGGCGGGCCGGCTCCAAGTCCGATAGCGCGCGGGGCGGCACCGCGATGAACTACTCCTACCTGATCCAGGACCCGTTCACCGCCTTCATCCGCCACGCCCAGTGCAACCTGGCGCCGCCGAACGGCACCAACTGGGGCTATTACTGCGATCCGGCGATGGACAAGCTGTTCGATCAGGTCCGCACGACCTTCGATCCGAAGGAGCAAGTCGGGGTGTTGCAGAAGATCCACGAGAAGTTCGTGGATGACGCGCTGTTCCTGATGGTCACCCACGACGTCAATCCGCGGGCGATGAGCAAGAAGGTCCAGGGCTTCGTCCAGGCGCAGAGCTGGTTCCAGGATTTCTCGCCGATCACCATGGCGAAATAG
- a CDS encoding DUF3775 domain-containing protein, with the protein MDIAVEKVCEFILRVRALDVKEGLSDPDSGSNPIDDGARDVLVDGTDDATEEELREVIAGLNDDERAELVAILFIGRGDMEPEEFPDAVRLAREREAAGTRPADYLLGIPNVGDLLDEGLAALGLSCDV; encoded by the coding sequence ATGGACATCGCCGTTGAGAAAGTCTGTGAGTTCATCCTGCGGGTCCGGGCCCTCGACGTGAAGGAGGGTCTGAGCGACCCCGATTCCGGCTCGAACCCGATCGACGACGGCGCCCGCGACGTGCTGGTCGACGGCACCGACGACGCCACCGAAGAGGAGCTGCGCGAGGTGATCGCCGGCCTCAACGACGACGAGCGGGCCGAGCTGGTGGCGATCCTGTTCATCGGTCGCGGCGACATGGAGCCGGAGGAATTTCCCGATGCCGTCCGCCTCGCCCGCGAGCGCGAGGCCGCGGGCACCCGCCCTGCCGATTACCTCCTCGGCATCCCGAATGTCGGCGACCTGCTCGACGAGGGGCTGGCGGCGTTGGGGTTGAGCTGCGACGTGTAG
- the murJ gene encoding murein biosynthesis integral membrane protein MurJ: protein MIRSILSVGGWTLVSRATGFLRDVVMAAVMGAGPIADAFVVAFRLPNHFRAIFGEGAFNVAFVPTYAALDAKDGAARAFADRVYTLMLLVQVALLALALPLMPLIVRALAPGFVDEPEKFALAVTLTRITFPYLLFITQVTLLSGILNARRRFAAAAAAPVLLNVSLLAALALAFLFPNAGYAAAWGVAVSGVLQFLLVWADARRAGLAPTLVRPTLSDDGMRRFFRMLGPAVIGSAGVQIAMFADTIIASFLPTGAVSALYYADRLYQLPFGVIGIAAGTVLLPEMSRRVAAGDADGAHAAQNRATGFSLALSAPFAVAFLLVPDLIMTALFQRGAFDAEAAARSGAVLAAYGLALPAAVLIRSIVASFYARHDTRTPVVASLTAVAVNVGLKVVLTGPLGVMGLALATAAGVWVNVLILFCLAYGRGWTAPSRTLIVTAGGVLAACVVLAACTLGGLPLIDRLMPSLPRFRELAVLTTLGLAGLVAYGATLLVALRLGGVRLRRV from the coding sequence ATGATTCGCAGCATCCTCTCGGTCGGCGGCTGGACGCTGGTCTCCCGGGCCACCGGCTTCCTGCGCGACGTGGTCATGGCCGCCGTGATGGGCGCCGGGCCGATCGCCGACGCCTTCGTGGTGGCCTTCCGGCTGCCGAACCACTTCCGCGCGATCTTCGGCGAGGGGGCCTTCAACGTCGCCTTCGTGCCGACCTACGCCGCCCTCGACGCGAAGGACGGCGCGGCGCGGGCCTTCGCCGACCGGGTCTATACCCTGATGCTGCTGGTGCAGGTGGCGCTCCTGGCGCTCGCCCTGCCGCTGATGCCCCTGATCGTGCGGGCGCTCGCCCCCGGCTTCGTCGACGAGCCCGAAAAATTCGCTCTCGCGGTGACGCTCACCCGCATCACCTTCCCGTACCTGCTGTTCATCACGCAGGTGACGCTCCTGTCGGGCATCCTCAATGCCCGCCGCCGCTTCGCCGCCGCCGCCGCCGCGCCGGTGCTGCTCAACGTCTCGCTGCTGGCGGCGCTCGCCCTCGCCTTCCTGTTCCCGAATGCCGGCTACGCCGCCGCCTGGGGCGTCGCGGTGTCGGGCGTGCTGCAGTTCCTGCTGGTCTGGGCAGATGCCCGGCGCGCCGGCCTCGCTCCCACCCTCGTGCGCCCGACATTGAGCGACGACGGCATGCGCCGGTTCTTCCGGATGCTGGGGCCGGCGGTGATCGGCTCGGCCGGGGTGCAGATCGCGATGTTCGCCGACACCATCATCGCCTCGTTCCTGCCGACCGGCGCGGTCTCGGCGCTGTACTACGCCGACCGGCTCTACCAGCTGCCCTTCGGGGTCATCGGCATCGCCGCCGGCACGGTGCTCCTGCCGGAGATGAGCCGGCGGGTCGCGGCGGGCGACGCCGACGGGGCGCATGCGGCGCAGAACCGCGCCACCGGCTTCTCGCTCGCCCTCTCGGCGCCGTTCGCGGTGGCGTTCCTGCTGGTGCCGGACCTGATCATGACCGCCCTGTTCCAGCGCGGCGCCTTCGATGCCGAGGCGGCGGCCCGCTCCGGCGCGGTGCTGGCGGCCTACGGCCTGGCGCTCCCGGCGGCGGTGCTGATCCGCTCGATCGTGGCGAGCTTCTACGCCCGCCACGACACCCGCACGCCGGTCGTCGCCTCGCTCACCGCAGTCGCGGTCAATGTCGGGCTGAAGGTGGTGCTCACCGGACCGCTCGGGGTGATGGGCCTGGCGCTCGCCACCGCGGCGGGCGTCTGGGTCAACGTGCTGATCCTGTTCTGCCTCGCCTATGGCCGCGGCTGGACCGCGCCGAGCCGCACGCTGATCGTCACCGCCGGCGGGGTGCTGGCCGCCTGCGTCGTGCTCGCCGCCTGCACCCTCGGCGGCCTGCCGCTGATCGACCGCCTGATGCCGTCCCTGCCGCGCTTCCGCGAACTGGCCGTGCTGACGACCCTGGGGCTGGCCGGGCTCGTCGCCTACGGGGCGACGCTGCTGGTGGCCCTGCGGCTGGGCGGGGTGCGGTTGCGGCGGGTGTGA
- a CDS encoding TetR/AcrR family transcriptional regulator → MSTSEDGSAYHHGDLRRSLIAAARELLRSGGVEAVTLREAARLAGVSHNAPYRHFASREALLAALAAEGFRELRRALDAAGSRAEPAGRLTALGRAYLHFANADRATFRLMFGGVVDGAAHPDLAEASGSAFGALRNVVAAREPSAPAEREALRAWALVHGLAHLVADRKIDAAQAEACLT, encoded by the coding sequence TTGTCAACATCCGAGGACGGCAGCGCCTATCATCACGGCGACTTGCGCCGCAGCCTGATCGCGGCGGCGCGCGAGTTGCTGCGATCCGGCGGCGTCGAGGCTGTCACCTTGCGCGAGGCGGCGCGGCTGGCGGGCGTGTCGCACAACGCTCCGTACCGCCACTTCGCCAGCCGCGAGGCGCTGCTGGCGGCGCTGGCGGCGGAGGGGTTCCGGGAGTTGCGCCGGGCGCTCGACGCGGCGGGAAGCCGGGCCGAGCCGGCAGGCCGGCTCACCGCCCTAGGCCGGGCCTATCTGCACTTCGCCAATGCGGATCGGGCGACCTTCCGGCTGATGTTCGGCGGCGTGGTCGATGGCGCCGCGCATCCCGATCTCGCGGAGGCCTCGGGCTCCGCGTTCGGGGCGTTGCGAAACGTGGTGGCCGCGCGCGAGCCCTCAGCCCCCGCCGAGCGCGAGGCCCTGCGGGCCTGGGCGCTGGTGCATGGCCTCGCCCATCTCGTCGCCGACCGGAAGATCGATGCGGCACAGGCGGAGGCCTGCCTTACATGA
- the crtI gene encoding phytoene desaturase family protein has protein sequence MLTLDDAPPRVTSARRRPHAVVIGSGFGGLAAAIRLGARGYRVAVLERLDQPGGRARVHRQDGFAFDAGPTIVTAPFLFEELWGLCGRRLADDVTLVPMRPFYRIRFDDGATFAMCGEAETMRREVERLSPGEGGAYDRFMALSDELCRVGFEQLGAVPFGRVADMLRVAPDLLRIGGHRSVYSLVSSVFRDERLRTAFSFHPLLIGGSPFRASALYGLIASLERRWGVHSALGGTGALVRGMVRLIEGQGGEVRCGAEVERILVRDGTARGVALTDGTEFPADVVVSNADSAVTALHLLPKQARGWRERRLSRAHSSMGLFVWYFGTRRRYPDLAHHTILLGPRYRGLLDDIFSRKVLAEDMSLYLHRPTATDPSVAPPGHDAFYALAPVPNLAGGQDWAALAEPFRQRIAARLEATVLPGLSDALVTSRVTTPQDFSDDFLSWRGSGFGLEPILTQSAYFRPHNRCGSVRHLYLVGAGTHPGAGLPGVLSSSKILDRVVPDAAVFA, from the coding sequence ATGTTGACACTCGACGATGCGCCGCCGCGGGTCACGTCCGCCCGGCGCCGCCCCCATGCGGTGGTGATCGGCAGCGGCTTCGGCGGGCTCGCGGCGGCCATCCGGCTCGGCGCGCGGGGCTACCGGGTCGCCGTGCTCGAACGGCTCGACCAGCCGGGCGGGCGGGCGCGGGTCCACCGGCAGGACGGTTTCGCCTTCGATGCCGGGCCGACCATCGTCACCGCGCCGTTCCTGTTCGAGGAATTGTGGGGCTTGTGCGGGCGTCGTCTCGCCGACGACGTGACGCTCGTGCCGATGCGGCCGTTCTACCGCATCCGCTTCGACGACGGCGCCACCTTCGCGATGTGCGGCGAGGCCGAGACGATGCGCCGGGAGGTCGAGCGCCTGTCCCCCGGCGAGGGTGGTGCGTATGACCGCTTCATGGCGCTCTCCGACGAGTTGTGCCGGGTCGGGTTCGAGCAGCTCGGCGCGGTGCCGTTCGGCCGCGTCGCCGACATGCTGCGCGTCGCCCCCGACCTCCTGCGGATCGGCGGCCATCGCAGCGTCTACAGCCTGGTCTCGTCGGTGTTCCGCGACGAGCGCCTGCGCACGGCGTTCAGCTTCCACCCGCTCCTCATCGGCGGCTCGCCGTTCCGGGCGAGCGCGCTCTACGGCCTGATCGCCTCGCTCGAACGGCGCTGGGGCGTGCATTCGGCGCTCGGCGGCACGGGGGCGCTGGTGCGCGGGATGGTGCGCCTGATCGAGGGCCAGGGCGGCGAGGTGCGGTGCGGCGCCGAGGTCGAGCGCATCCTCGTGCGGGACGGCACCGCCCGGGGCGTGGCGCTCACCGACGGCACCGAGTTCCCCGCCGACGTGGTGGTGTCGAACGCCGATTCGGCCGTGACGGCGCTCCACCTGCTGCCGAAGCAGGCGCGGGGCTGGCGCGAGCGGCGTCTCTCCCGGGCGCATTCCTCGATGGGGCTGTTCGTCTGGTATTTCGGCACGCGACGCCGCTATCCGGATCTCGCCCACCACACGATCCTGCTCGGGCCCCGCTATCGCGGGCTCCTCGACGACATCTTTTCCCGCAAGGTGCTGGCCGAGGACATGAGCCTCTACCTGCACCGCCCGACCGCGACCGATCCGAGCGTGGCCCCGCCGGGCCACGATGCGTTCTACGCGCTGGCTCCGGTGCCGAACCTCGCCGGCGGGCAGGATTGGGCGGCGCTCGCCGAACCGTTCCGGCAGCGCATCGCCGCGCGCCTCGAAGCCACCGTGCTGCCGGGCCTGTCGGACGCCCTCGTCACCTCCCGGGTGACGACGCCGCAGGATTTTTCCGACGACTTCCTGTCCTGGCGCGGCTCGGGCTTCGGCCTGGAGCCGATCCTGACGCAGAGCGCGTATTTCCGCCCGCACAACCGCTGCGGTTCGGTGCGCCACCTCTACCTCGTCGGCGCCGGCACCCATCCGGGGGCCGGGCTGCCGGGGGTGCTCTCCTCCTCGAAGATCCTCGATCGCGTGGTGCCGGATGCTGCCGTCTTCGCCTGA